The following are encoded in a window of Conger conger chromosome 19, fConCon1.1, whole genome shotgun sequence genomic DNA:
- the LOC133119057 gene encoding CD9 antigen-like isoform X2, with protein MGLSGGIKCIKFLMLAFNFLFWLAGTAVLALGLWLRFDPKTKGLFEGEESPSVFFTGVYILIGAGALMMVVGFLGCCGAIQESMCMLGFFFFFLLVIFAVEVAAGIWGFSNQEKIVNDVTEFYRKTFENYKATKQEVLKETLRLIHFGLNCCGTTGTIFDSAKDTCPKKEGLEVLITKNCPEAIEEVFNSKLHVIGGVGIGIAVVMIFGMIFSMMLCCAIRRTQQVV; from the exons ATGGGACTGTCAGGCGGAATAAAATGCATCAAGTTCTTGATGCTTGCCTTCAACTTCCTATTCTGG CTCGCAGGGACAGCGGTGCTGGCCCTCGGACTGTGGCTGCGCTTCGACCCCAAGACCAAGGGCCTGTTTGAGGGAGAGGAGTCCCCCTCCGTCTTTTTCACAG GTGTGTACATCCTGATCGGCGCCGGGGCGCTCATGATGGTGGTGGGCTTCCTGGGCTGCTGCGGGGCCATCCAGGAGTCcatgtgcatgctgggattc TTCTTCTTTTTCCTGCTCGTCATATTTGCCGTGGAGGTCGCGGCTGGAATCTGGGGCTTCTCCAATCAGGAGAAG ATTGTGAACGATGTCACAGAGTTCTACAGGAAGACCTTCGAAAACTACAAAGCAACAAAGCAGGAAGTGCTGAAAGAGACGCTTCGCCTGATCCACTTTGGG CTCAACTGCTGTGGGACCACAGGGACCATATTTGACAGCGCCAAAGACACCTGTCCCAAAAAAGAGGGGTTGGAGGTGCTCATCACCAAG AACTGTCCTGAAGCCATCGAGGAGGTCTTCAACTCCAAGCTGCACGTGATCGGAGGGGTGGGAATTGGGATTGCTGTTGTTATG ataTTCGGGATGATCTTCAGCATGATGCTCTGTTGCGCCATCAGGAGGACCCAGCAGGTGGTGTGA
- the LOC133119057 gene encoding CD9 antigen-like isoform X1 yields MAVLTDGDKCVKYLLFGFNFIFWLAGTAVLALGLWLRFDPKTKGLFEGEESPSVFFTGVYILIGAGALMMVVGFLGCCGAIQESMCMLGFFFFFLLVIFAVEVAAGIWGFSNQEKIVNDVTEFYRKTFENYKATKQEVLKETLRLIHFGLNCCGTTGTIFDSAKDTCPKKEGLEVLITKNCPEAIEEVFNSKLHVIGGVGIGIAVVMIFGMIFSMMLCCAIRRTQQVV; encoded by the exons ATGGCAGTTTTGACAGATGGAGACAAATGCGTCAAATATTTGTTGTTTGGGTTCAATTTTATCTTCTGG CTCGCAGGGACAGCGGTGCTGGCCCTCGGACTGTGGCTGCGCTTCGACCCCAAGACCAAGGGCCTGTTTGAGGGAGAGGAGTCCCCCTCCGTCTTTTTCACAG GTGTGTACATCCTGATCGGCGCCGGGGCGCTCATGATGGTGGTGGGCTTCCTGGGCTGCTGCGGGGCCATCCAGGAGTCcatgtgcatgctgggattc TTCTTCTTTTTCCTGCTCGTCATATTTGCCGTGGAGGTCGCGGCTGGAATCTGGGGCTTCTCCAATCAGGAGAAG ATTGTGAACGATGTCACAGAGTTCTACAGGAAGACCTTCGAAAACTACAAAGCAACAAAGCAGGAAGTGCTGAAAGAGACGCTTCGCCTGATCCACTTTGGG CTCAACTGCTGTGGGACCACAGGGACCATATTTGACAGCGCCAAAGACACCTGTCCCAAAAAAGAGGGGTTGGAGGTGCTCATCACCAAG AACTGTCCTGAAGCCATCGAGGAGGTCTTCAACTCCAAGCTGCACGTGATCGGAGGGGTGGGAATTGGGATTGCTGTTGTTATG ataTTCGGGATGATCTTCAGCATGATGCTCTGTTGCGCCATCAGGAGGACCCAGCAGGTGGTGTGA